tagttaaaatagtatttttctctcgtacaaatcagctagcagtacttcttcacgaatcgGGCTGATTGCAAATTGCAATAGCACTGCAGGCTGCACCCAGACCCAGCCATGCAGGCGATCGAGCACATTTCGAGTTTCGACAGACGTTGAGTGCAGGTGCAGCAGCGTACGAGTAGTAGGAACGCGGTGCATGGCTCCGTACGCAGggatatagtatttttctttttttttaccctATACTGCTTCGATACTACGGGGTAATCCTCCGTCCAGAAAAAAATATAATTACAATTTACGAGTCAGTAAAAGTAGTTTATATTTGATTAAATTTCTAGTGAAAACTATTCACATTTGCAGGTATATATTGCATGGAGATTGGAGAGGTGGTGGTGCAATTCCCTAGTACAGTAGCAGCATGCAGTAGGCCAATAGCTCATCCGGCTTCCCGGTTGCAGCATCCTTTTGCACTGTGGGTCTGTGAGTGAGCTCTCCAGTCCAGTCCAGTCCAGTCCAGCTCTCGCCGGCGTCGTCCGAGTACGTTTTGGCCTTTTGCTGCAGCCTCGCAGGCAGGAGGAAGACGAAGAGGTGTTTGGTTCTTCGGGCTCCTAccatttatgtcacatcgaatatttaaatactaataaagaataataaatataaattaattataaaatcaattatatAAATACAGGCTAATTTGCAAgataattttttaaacctaattaatctgtcattagcacatgtttattgtagcaccatgttgtcaaatcataaactaattagacttaaaagattcgtctcacaaattagttataaattatgtaattagttttataattaatttatatttaatacttcatgcaaacatttgatgtgatagaAATTTTATAAATGCCTAAGAAATCAAACCGGGCCGAAGGAAGGCATGCTTCGCATTGCTCTGGAGTTAATAATAACATGCATGCATGGGTCATGGGGGTGCGGGTGCGGCCTTCATTAGGTTAGACACGACGTTGCATGCCGTACTCCTgctcttgcattgcattgcattactTCGTGAATTTTGGGAAattggctattgtagcactttcgtttttatttgataattattattcaattatggactaattaggcttaaaaagttcgtctcgtaattttcaaccaaactgtgcaattagttttttttcgtctatattttaATGCACCATACACGTATCGTAAAATTTGATGTGATGACTACTATTGTATTTTTTGGGAAagtttttgagaactaaacaagCATTATCTCTCTCTAGCCCCCGATCCCCCGAGATCTGAATCTTATCTCCCGCCCTCGTGCCCTTAAATTTGGcttgatccgtttcttttttcatctagaacagtgtttttctctcacaaattccttcagcattcctccaaaccatccaaattcctccaagtGAACAGGCCCTAAACAGCATGACACCGAGTTAAATAACCCTATTAATTCTTATTTATTCATTCAAAACCCTTTTAAGACATACTACGGCGACGCAACTCTGGGTTGCGTGCCATGAGAAGTGATTCATGTTTAACTAAGTTCCTAGTGAATGGTATCCACATTTATGGCTTAAAAATAACTTATTATGAAAACACATTTTGTAATTAATCCAATGGTATTAATTTGATACTAtgaatatttattattatatattcATAATTGGTCAAACTCGATAGGCTAAAACACGATATTGTTCCAGAATTGAATTCTTTTTTGGACAGAGATAGTACGTTACACGCTCCTTCGTCCCAAAATAAACACGCATCTCACTTCATTGTATAGTTTATAAAAAGTTTAGCTGATGCAAGCATGGCCATACTCTATTTGAGGGATAGCGCAAGTTTTAAGTAAGTTAAAAGCCTATGACTCCTTTTTTTAGCAATATATACTCCCCCGTTACAAAAGGATGGAATGCAGATGCGGAATAAGTCAAATTTTCTTACATACTCCTTTCGTCCTAAAAGTAGTGTCGCTATAGGATTTGTGCTTGTTAAACTTCCTTAAGTTTAAtcagatttataaaaaaatattagcaatatttatatcttcgaATAAGTTTATTAGGAAAATATATCTAGCGATTCATCtagtgatactaattatatatcataaataataatattttcttatatatattggtCAAAGTTAATGATGTTTGACTTCTAGAAAAGCGAGAATTGCACTTTTTATGAGACCGAAGAAGTAAGTTAATAAGTTCATAAACATTTTTGTCTCTCAATAGGTTTAgtgtaaaaatatttttttataaatctaatgatatttattattatgtattataaatgttAGTGTTGAGTACATGCAGCTGCATGACGTGCTTTAACTTAGCGAGAAGGAAAGCCCGAGCTAGCAAAACTCCCAAGATTAATAATGGTAATATAAAATAACAAAATGCAAATCCATCCGTATCCTTGAGTAAAACACTAGTTTATTGGTTAAGTAGCACATCTCCGCATTAAACTCACTAACAAGTCGCTAAACACAAGCAATGGATCGGACAGAGCCACAAAGACATAGCAAGCTACTTCTTCTATATCCACATTGCAAGCAACTGGATCGATCGACAACGCAAGATCATGCATCATCATCACATTGCAAGATAAGAAAGACGCGCCCTGATCGATCCATGCATGGACGCATGCAGGCTTCAGCTGCAGCCATATCAGCTAGCCCCCGCCGCACTTGCATCTCCAGCTGAGCGGCTTGTAGTTGGAGTGGTCGTCGTAGGACGACGTcgacggccgccgccgctgctggtgctgctgctgagCCGACGACGACGATGCTCCACTGCTGCCATCTCTTGTTGAtctccagccgccgccgccgcctccactccCATGGCGGCGACTCTTGTCCTGCTCCTGCGGCGTGATGGGCACCTGCACGGCCTCGCAGCGGCGGCCCCCGCACCACCAGCACCTCCCCGCGCAGCTCGGCGGCCTCGACCCGACCATGCTCCTCATCATGCTCCCGACACCATCGTCCATGCCCTGCTGTCACAGCGCTAGGATCTTGAAGCCTAACCATGGAGTGCGAACAGTAGTAGTCAGTAGTCAGTGAAGGGGTACCTGGGTGATGGCACCGGCGCCTCGAGCATGGCCTCCGGCGTGCGCGGTGGCGATGAGGAGAAGCGCCAGCCCCAGCGAGAGGACGAAGAGATGGCGGTGGCCCATCCGGATCCGACGGACGGAGAAATGGAAGAAAGGGTGGGTGTGGTGTACTGGTGTGGTAGGCAGCTGCAGGTCCAGGCGGAGGCAGGCGAAGAGGGAGCGAGCGCGACCGTGAGAGAGCTCTGCTCAACCTGCTGCAAAGCAAATCAGACATCTGCATATAAAGGGATTGATTGATTGAATGGATCCTCTCATGAAACGAAACGGACAGCTGCAGTGCaggctagggccttgtttagattacccaaaattcaagttttttcactctctctccatcacatcaatttttagccacttgcatggagcattaaatgtaggtaaaaaaaataactaattacatagtttagttgaaaatcatgagatgaatcttttgaacttagttgatccacgattgaacaatatttaccaaataagacgaaagtgctactattcatcagcTTGAAATTTTCttcgatctaaacaaggcctaggctcATCTCTTTTTACCCTGCGCTGCTACTTCACTGCAGCTACGCACAAGCAGGCCTACGCACAAGGCCACATTTTGTCCTGCAGTGGCCAGTGCTAGTAGTCAGTAGTCAGTCAAGGGCCAACACAGATTGTTTAAGGCACATTTTGGTTAGGGACACCGTTCTTTAGCTTaagccccgtttagatgcgaaattttttggctttgagttactgtagcattttcgtttgtatttggcaaaaattgttcaattatgaactatttaggcttaaaagattcgtctcgccaattacgggcaaactgtgcaattagttattctttttacctacatttaatgctccatacacgtgccgcaagatttgatatgacggaaaatcttaaaaaattttggatttttggtgggatctaaacagggccttatttGTTGGTACACACTGCTAATCTAAAAATTTCCAGTCCATTATAAAAGGGTGTACCTTTATCGCGGACATCATTGAGATAATTATTTATCCAACATCAGGAGAGAGAAAGTAGAGTATGAAATGTCTATCACGCCCTTTACCAGCcagttcgcttggtcgtatttggcttataagccatgacttatcagccaacgaatagtatttttctctcacaccaaaccagcctatagtacttttagtcatggcttataagccaaacaagcccaaacgaacaggacgtacgctatcttcttcctcctcggtccTCACTCTATCTGCTTTGCTCCCTGGCGACTTGTCGGCGACTCGCAACGGTCACGTGGCATGGGGCCCTGGCCCTGCCCTAGCATGGGCATTCATGACACCTGCCCGCAGCGCTCTACTTGTTGCTTCGCCCGTTGGGCGCCACCTTGCCAATCCTCGACGAATGCTTAGCCTCAATACCGAGCCTGGCCTTAACCCCAGCCACACTACGCTCTTCATCACTCGCTTTACCTTGCATTTGTTCGTTTGAATGTACTCTGTCCTGATGGGGGAGGACGCCGGTGTGGGGGGAGGGGTGTCGTCGGAGTGAGTGAGGAGGACGTCGGGGTGGGGGAAGGAGCCGTCAGGGTTGGGGGGAGGAGGATGccgtggtggcggaggaggacgtCGGGGTGGGTGAGGGC
The sequence above is drawn from the Miscanthus floridulus cultivar M001 chromosome 15, ASM1932011v1, whole genome shotgun sequence genome and encodes:
- the LOC136507887 gene encoding EPIDERMAL PATTERNING FACTOR-like protein 2; this encodes MGHRHLFVLSLGLALLLIATAHAGGHARGAGAITQGMDDGVGSMMRSMVGSRPPSCAGRCWWCGGRRCEAVQVPITPQEQDKSRRHGSGGGGGGWRSTRDGSSGASSSSAQQQHQQRRRPSTSSYDDHSNYKPLSWRCKCGGG